One Trichomycterus rosablanca isolate fTriRos1 chromosome 10, fTriRos1.hap1, whole genome shotgun sequence DNA window includes the following coding sequences:
- the dlx4b gene encoding homeobox protein Dlx4b, protein MMSMSFAPDALSPLDASKSAFLELGHGHPASQQHFSGLAHNVYPAHGLRSGGHPQHDGAFPPGACHYGGPLSYSYPAPLSAPAPAPAPAYISYQQNNYRNQLSDSRKDENEHEKPAVIENGEIRVSSKGKKMRKPRTIYSSLQLAALHQRFQQTQYLALPERADLAAKLGLTQTQVKIWFQNKRSKFKKVMKHGPGGPEGELQAAHPHPHPHPHPHAPSPCSPALPPLWDSPMAGKNTHAHTGGYMNSFGQWYPSSHQDALARPQMM, encoded by the exons ATGATGTCTATGAGCTTCGCGCCTGACGCCTTGAGTCCTCTGGATGCGTCCAAATCGGCGTTTTTAGAGCTCGGCCACGGTCACCCCGCCAGCCAGCAGCACTTCTCGGGACTCGCGCATAACGTTTACCCGGCGCACGGGCTGCGCTCCGGCGGACACCCGCAGCACGACGGTGCCTTCCCGCCCGGCGCTTGTCATTACGGCGGACCGCTCAGTTACAGCTACCCCGCTCCCCTGAGCGCTCCTGCCCCTGCCCCTGCTCCTGCCTACATCTCCTACCAACAGAACAACTACAGGAACCAACTAAGCGACTCCAGGAAGGACGAGAACG AACATGAGAAGCCGGCTGTGATTGAGAATGGTGAGATTCGTGTGAGCAGCAAAGGGAAGAAGATGCGCAAACCTCGCACCATCTACTCCAGCCTGCAGCTAGCGGCGCTGCATCAGCGCTTCCAGCAGACCCAGTACCTCGCCCTGCCAGAGAGAGCCGACCTGGCTGCCAAACTGGGCCTGACACAGACACAG GTGAAAATATGGTTTCAGAACAAGCGCTCCAAGTTTAAGAAGGTCATGAAGCACGGACCTGGCGGACCTGAAGGAGAGCTGCAGGCAGCGCACCCGCACCCGCACCCGCACCCGCACCCACACGCCCCTTCACCCTGCTCTCCCGCGCTCCCGCCGCTCTGGGACTCGCCCATGGCGGGCAAGAACACGCATGCTCATAccggcggctatatgaacagtTTCGGACAGTGGTACCCATCATCCCATCAGGATGCTCTGGCCAGACCTCAGATGATGTGA
- the dlx3b gene encoding homeobox protein Dlx3b, translating to MSGATYDRKLTGVSTDLSGSMSCHPGSKDSPTLPESTATDMGYYTTQQSHHDYYSSQVYAQAQHNSYHHQFNMCAMSGAAPYSAKVEYPYSNAYRHQYSQYSREGHTPPQNTVKEEPETEVRMVNGKPKKVRKPRTIYSSYQLAALQRRFQKAQYLALPERAELAAQLGLTQTQVKIWFQNRRSKFKKLYKSGEMPLEHSPNASDSMACNSPPSPALWDTGAHANPVVRAHVTQGPLSSGTPPYAEDYGGAWYQQHAGPPQSVY from the exons ATGAGTGGTGCGACGTACGACAGGAAGCTCACTGGAGTCTCGACTGACCTCAGCGGCTCCATGAGCTGTCACCCGGGCTCCAAGGATTCTCCCACACTGCCCGAGTCCACCGCCACGGACATGGGCTACTACACGACCCAGCAGAGCCACCACGACTACTACTCGAGCCAGGTGTACGCGCAGGCACAGCACAACTCCTATCACCACCAGTTCAACATGTGCGCAATGAGCGGTGCTGCGCCCTACAGCGCAAAGGTCGAGTACCCGTACAGCAACGCGTACCGCCACCAGTACAGCCAGTACAGCCGAGAAGGACACACGCCACCGCAGAACACAG tgaaaGAGGAGCCCGAGACTGAAGTCCGGATGGTGAACGGAAAACCGAAGAAAGTGCGCAAACCGCGCACCATCTACTCCAGTTACCAGCTCGCAGCTCTGCAGCGGCGCTTCCAGAAAGCGCAATACCTGGCACTGCCCGAGAGAGCCGAACTGGCTGCCCAGCTCGGACTAACTCAGACACAG GTGAAAATCTGGTTCCAGAACCGGAGGTCCAAGTTCAAGAAGCTGTACAAGAGCGGCGAGATGCCACTCGAGCACAGCCCGAACGCCAGCGACTCGATGGCGTGTAACTCGCCCCCCTCACCGGCACTGTGGGACACCGGAGCCCACGCAAACCCGGTGGTCCGAGCCCACGTGACGCAAGGGCCGCTCAGCTCGGGGACCCCGCCCTACGCGGAGGATTACGGCGGCGCCTGGTACCAGCAGCACGCCGGTCCACCTCAGAGTGTCTACTGA